In Humulus lupulus chromosome 6, drHumLupu1.1, whole genome shotgun sequence, a single genomic region encodes these proteins:
- the LOC133786012 gene encoding receptor like protein 22-like, whose amino-acid sequence MLRVLVLRSNRFYGSIGEPKTKFPFPDLRIIDLSHNEFDSVLPTKYFVNFKAMMNTENVQMKYMGEYYYQDSITVTMKGYELELVHIQTILVSLDFSCNNFIGEIPRLLERLKSLKGLNISHNMLRGAIPSLLGKLTNLEWLDLSANKLSGNIPLQLTDLIWLEILNLSENQLVGPILNGKQFNTFSNDSFKGNLDLCGFPLSKPCNEENEGSTMELESESEDSNGFTWKVVLLGYGCGFVFGIFIGYNNFFSNGRAILFVM is encoded by the coding sequence ATGTTACGTGTTCTAGTCTTGAGATCTAATAGGTTTTATGGTTCCATAGGTGAACCTAAAACCAAATTTCCTTTTCCTGATTTAAGGATTATTGATTTATCCCACAATGAGTTTGACAGTGTTCTTCCAACAAAATATTTTGTCAACTTCAAAGCTATGATGAATACAGAGAATGTCCAAATGAAGTACATGGGAGAGTATTATTACCAAGACTCTATAACAGTGACCATGAAAGGATATGAGTTAGAGTTGGTGCATATCCAAACTATCCTTGTAAGTCTTGATTTCTCCTGCAACAATTTTATTGGAGAGATTCCAAGGTTGCTTGAAAGGCTTAAGTCGCTCAAGGGCCTCAACATTTCTCATAATATGTTAAGAGGTGCCATACCATCATTGCTGGGAAAGTTGACTAACCTTGAGTGGTTAGACCTCTCTGCTAACAAGCTGAGTGGGAATATTCCTTTGCAGTTGACCGATTTAATATGGCTTGAAATCTTAAACCTTTCAGAAAACCAACTCGTGGGACCAATACTCAATGGTAAGCAGTTCAATACTTTTAGCAATGATTCATTCAAAGGAAATTTAGATTTGTGTGGTTTTCCACTGTCCAAACCATGCAATGAGGAAAATGAAGGATCAACCATGGAGCTAGAAAGTGAATCGGAGGATTCAAATGGATTTACTTGGAAAGTTGTGCTATTGGGGTATGGATGTGGCTTTGTGTTTGGGATCttcataggttataataatttTTTCTCAAATGGAAGAGCAATTTTGTTTGTGATGTGA